AGCTAGCTGTGATTTTTGCACAACTGAGGCCAGATGTGACACTAATTGGTGGTAAGAATCGCATGCCCTCTGAGACTTAGgtgaggggtccccaaactttttacacagggggccagttcactgtccctcagaccattggagggccagactataaaaaaaactatgaacaaatccctatgcacactgcacatatcttattttaaagtaaaaaaacaaaacgggaacaaatacaatatttaaaataaagaacaagtaaatttaaatcaacaaaatgaccagtatttcaatgggaactataggcctgcttttggctaatgagatggtcaatgtccaattccatatttgtcactgctagccgtaacaagtgatatgacgcgcttctggagcatGCGTGTGTctcgcgtcactggaagtagtactgtacgtgagcgacgctgcactTTGCACCCGcatcctatgctcctctcactgaccatcagtgaaagaggtgccccttctggaagtgcggtgggggccgaataaatggcctcagggggccgtagtttggggacccttgacttAGGTGATGAATTGGAAGTGTGcatgagagaatgtgtgtgtgcatgtccgCCTAGGGGTGAGCAGAGTGAGCAAACAGAAGGCATAAAGGAGGGACCTCCAGATAAATGTGGAGTCATTCCTTAGATGGGAATTAAGGCAATTAGGGATGGGTTGATTCTAAAAGGAATTATGTTTCCTTGCAATACATGTAAGACATTCCAAGTACATGTGTCAAAAGAAGCAGCTGGATATATAGACACCAGATGTCGCTATAAAATACGGCTGATTTTTATAAGTGCCTCCTACCTTACTGTCCACCCTGTTATTTATTGCTATGAAACAAAATCACCCCAACACTtaacagcttaaaacaacaaacatgtattatctcacagtttctgaggGCCAGGGACCTGGAATGGTTTAGCTGAGTGGTTCTGGCTCGGGGTCTGTCCTGGAGTTGCCATCAAGATCAAGATACTGGCCAGGGTTACAGTCAGCTGAAGTCATCTCCACTGGGGCTGGACGATCTGCTTTTAAGACAACCCCACAAGGTTGTTTATGAACTTCTGGGCTCCTCCAGAAGCTGCATGGGTGGATCTGATCCTAACCAGCCAAAATCTGTTAGAACCAAGCATCAAGATAGACTATCACCCCATCGCAGATCAGCACATGGACCAGCGCTGCAAAGTCAAGACTGCTCTGATGGGAGAATCACAGCCCACAGAAGGCAGGTTGGAATGTAAGGTCTAAACCCAACCAAGTTGATTACCTTCTGTGTCAGTTCTCAGCGGAGCACCTCCTCCCTCTGAATGTGCCCTTCAATGTATGTACTCTGTGAAACACAGTGGAACTCTTTCAAGTGTTTGTCCTTGCAAATACTAAAATTCCTCAGTAGACAgtatgggaggaggaggaggcttccTGCCTTTTCCAGTGTGGGCTGGTCATCAGCAGTGTGGGACACCTATGGGAGTCTGCCCCAGCCGTGTGCCCAGAACATGGTCCCTTCTCAACCTGGCAGCCTTGGCTAGGAGTAGCCTTTCTGCAGCTCTTTCAACCCAGAAAACAGGAGAGCCCTCCTGTAGCCCATGTGCTCAGAGATCCTCCTGCCCCTGCTTATACCTGGACTTTCTCTGCACCCACGTGGCCTTCACACAGCTTCTTGTGGTCTCACGGGTTACATTCCCAGCTGCCACTCCTTCTGCAAGTCCCTGTGTGGTCCATGCTCTGAAGGCCTCCCGTCCCTGCTTGCACCTGGACTCTCACTACCTATGCCCCGGATGCTGGTCAGCTGGTCTTCTAGCTGCACTCTGGTGGGGGCTCGGGGGCTGGTAATCATTCAGCAAGCCCGAGCAGCCGGGCCAGATCCAGGACTTCTCTGCTGTTCCGGTGGGGAAAACCACAACTTCCAGAACGCTGTCTGAACCCCTTTCTTGAATACCCTCCCTCTGCTCTGGGATAGGAGAGCAAAGACAGAAAGTCTCAGCAAAGAAACAGAACATAGAAAGAACCAAATGAAATAGACAAGAATTGAAATAGGCTTATAAACATAATGGAGGCAAtcgagggaagagtgagagactTGAAGAGAGATTGCTGGATATTACTGAtctgaaaaaaagagagggagagagacttaCCAATAACAAACAGGGCCTCAAGAATCTATGGAACTATATCCAAAGGCCTAATATTTGTGTTATCAGAGTCCCCAAGTGGGGGGTAAGAGTACAAAAATGTTGAAGAAACAATGGCTGAACATCCCCAATTTATTCACGTTTCATTTTGAAGTTCatgataaaactatttttttttctgtgtgtggacGAAGCTgacatattatatgtatatatttttaaacaggtAATTTCATGATCCCAAAATGGGACATAAAGTGGTCGTATTCGACATTGCTGTCGTCAGAGCCTTATGGGAAACTCGCGTCAAGAAGCACAAAGTGCGGCagcagaaggaggcagagagactcgaGAAAAGCGCACTGGAAAAGTATGTTTTCTGTACTTGCTCGTAGCTCCTTTAGTGAGTAGGGATCCTGGATAGACTCCGGTTTTGCTGTGCAGGGGGGCTATCTTCCAGGACTTCTCACTGTCAGTGACACCTGCTTATTGAACTTCAGAACCTTCACGCTGTTGCCCAGAATGAACGTTCAATCCCCGTAAAGTAGCACCCAGAGCTGTCAGGACCCACGTGCatcccaggcactgtgctgggcacgGGGAAGACAGCGACGACACACCGAAGTCCTCTACGGCCCACGGTGGCTCACGAGGCTGTCGGAAGCTCTCCACGTCTGTGCGGCCAGGTGATGGCTGCCCTCCGTCCTGCTCTCTGTCCCGCACTTCAGCTCTCTCACCCACGAGCTGAATGCTAGATAAGAGTCATTGCACTGATGCTATTTTTACTTGATGGCAATGATGTAATTTGCAAGCTTACTACTATTAGGTAAGCTCATGTAATATGAGCAAAAGAGCTGTTATGTCGATGAAAAGCTAAATTGAGTGTTTTGGAAAAACTGCATTTGTGATAAACATGACTCACACAATTGAATTAACACTGCACAAGGCTGATGAAAATATGACAGGCCAGGAAGGTTGCACATCCAGGTGGCTCTGCGTGTCTGTCATTTTTATTCCCTGTGAAGAAACCCAGACTGGAACTCTTGCGTGATGCATTACGGGCGTGGTTTATCTGGGAAAGGCAGAACGGGATTCTGATGGGCACACCCATTCTCAAGGGAAGTCAATGGCCCTATCAGGTTTGCGAAGTGTGATGTATTTTTATGctttaagttaaaaacaaaatatgtaaaatgtgattctctctttaaaagtttttattttcccattgagagagagagagagagagagagagagaagtgggggaggagcaggaagcatgaactcccacatgtgcctgaccaggcaagcccagggttttgaactggtaacctccaCGTTCCAAGTCGGTgctttattcattgtgccaccacaggtcaggcctttttaaagatttttctatttatttattttttagagaggagagaggaaagagagagggagggggggagagagagagacagagagaaggggtttctatctttttaaagttgcttatttatttatttattttagtgaggggagagaaggagagaaaaggtggagggagggagcaggaagcatcaactcccatatgttcctgactttgaactggggacctcagcattccaggtcgaccctttatccagtAAGCCACCACAGGTGGTAGTAATTCAGAACGCTGAGGTTTTAAAGATTCCTCTATATCTCCAGGCAGAAGAAACTAGACAAGGGGGCCAGGAGAAagcggagaggcagggagatCGCCGGGAACGCGGAGGACTGCGCCTGCGCCCGCGCCCAGGTGGCCCTCTCTGGGCAGGTAAGGGCGATGTCGCGGAATAACAGCGGCCTCTGTCGGGCGTTTCAGGATAAAGGAAGAATGGAACTTCGTGGCGGAGTGCCGGAGGAAGGGCGTCCCCCAGGAGGTGTACTGCAAGAATGGCTTCGTAGACACCAGCATGAGGCTTCTGGAAAAGATCGAGAAGAACTCTCTCATAAGGCAGAGTTCACCCTCCAAGGGCAGAGACAAAGCGAGCAACCCGTTTGTGTTTGAGCTGTCGGGGGAGCACTGGAAGGTGAGTCGCTGTGTTCCTGGACCTGCAGCCAGTGGAGGCTCAGGGTGGCGCTGCAGGCCGACCTCAAGGCCTTGGCCTTGGCGGGGTGAGTGCTCCTGGTTCAGAGAGGTTCTGCTCTGCACCGGGTTCTCGCTGCTCCTCCTGCAGAAAGACAGTGTCGTtctggaaggaggagggggtgggggtccaCTTGGATCCTTTCAGGCTGGGAGCAGCGAGGAGGATCCAGGGGACCTCCCAGGAGCGCCTAGCctttaaataaatgctttcttcTTTCAAATGCGATTGAATAATACTCACTCTGCCTATCTTAGGGGGCCCATGTGAAGTCATATTTAGggtgaaaatatatttgtaattttgtaAGTTAAAATCTTAACCTGCAGATCCAATGGCAATGATCATGAAGCACATTACAAGTGCCAAGCAGAGGGGTCACTGTGGACTTTCTGACTGCCATCTCTACCCCACtgacagctccccccccccacctgccacACTTTACTGATGGCGCCCTGTGGTCAGGGGACACACATgctgtctttttctttgttcCATCCCCTCAGTGCTGGCTCACCTTGTTTGCAGAGGGAGCACTTGGTGAACTGAATTTCTTCAACCAGACAAATAGCCACCCTCAAATCTCAACGCTCTCCTCAATACCATTATGGTGTTGTCCCCGAACACCCACCCGAGTGAGGGAAGGCTGTGGAGCCCCATGCGTCTTCTTCTCTGTCACTTCAGAGGTGCAGGCCCAGGGAGGTGGCTCTCCCAGACACCTGTGGAGCCCGGCCTGGAATCCTCACCGTGTCTCTGGTGCTCTTTCCTTCCTGTTtatcaagtattttaaaaagcaactgcACAGGAAGGGACGTGCAgcccaaatttaacaatctaatgCGTGGACAGATTTtactttcagattttattttatgttaaagtTGGCATTCTGTAGATAAAGAAGACATGCTGTGGCATGGGTGTGAGCCGGGTTGTCTGTGCTGACGGGGGTCTTTGATTCGGATAGTATCATGAATTCATGGGCGGATCTCTTATTGTGAGATTAGTGGTAACTGCAGTGTCTCAGCTTCCTTTTTGAAGTGGCCGGAGAGCTGGCAGTTACCCTAGCGCGCACGTGAGTTCTCTGGGTCCTGGCTTTTTAAATAAGTGCAGGGTTTTCCTTGGCTTTGTGTTACTCAACTTGGGCACACATTTAGGACCTAGTGCCAACTGCTGTCATTCATCTGTTCCAGGAGCTCCCAGAGTCGTTGAAGGAGCAGACGCACTTGAAAGAATGGCACATAAACAACACCCTGATTCAAACCATTCCCACTTTTATCCAGCTGTTTCAAGCGATGAGAATTCTGGATCTGCCGAAAAACCAAATCTCCCATCTTCCGGCTGAAATTGGTATGTCTCTGAGCAGAGTCTCAGGCCTCTGGTAAGCAGGCagctggcgggggagggggggagatgaTGCTGTGCAAAAACGTCTGCCCGCCCACCCCAGGAACAGGAAGTAGCCTAGACCATTTCCTGTGTTCCCAGAGCTGCTTGTCCACAGTGTCCCCCTTGGGCGGCGATGCCAAGATCTCACCTGTGTAACTCAGCACATACAGACGTTTGCAAATGCTCAGAAACCAGAAGTCTCATGGGTGAGCAACTCAGTgtttagaaactttttatttcctttcagttGTAGAAATACAAACATGCAATGATACCTTTAATGGAAACATGAAATGCAACATATTGTTCCCATAAATTAGTCCATTGATAAGTTTAGTTTAGCTTCTGCCatttgaaaaagatttttaaatttattgattttagagagaaagagaaagaaacattgatttgttgttatttatgcattcattggttgattcttgcatgtgctctgactgggaactgaacccgtgACCTTGGCATATCacgatgacactctaaccaactgagctacttggccagggctattATGTCATTCTGATCAAAATTTTATACTTCGTTTTGTTGTTGAAGGCTACAGTGGTGGttactgtttctctttctctgtggaaGTAAACAATAATTTGAtttcccaatttaaaaaattaggttaAAAAATGTTCAAGTGCTCAATGCCTTAGAACATGCATGACATGATGTTTGGAATATTGCTCTTGAGCCGGTTTCTGGTTTGGGAGCTGGTTGTGTCTGCATTCAATCAAGACAGACTTGGCATGCAGTGTTTCTTCATCAATCCAGTTGCTTGTTATCCTGAGTGTGTTCACTTCCTGCCTGTGAAAGGGATTTTCTATTTAAAAGCATATTCTTAATGAAGCATGATACATCATAATTCAATCAATGTAACTGTGAAGCCCAAGATAAAAGAATTCCATGCAGTCTATAAACAATATGCTTATTTGAGTCATTCACTGCGTACATAAAGTTTTGTGTGTATTTTGGTACCTAGCTCATGTCTCAGTAGAGCCCACCAACATGCCATGGCTGGTCACTGTGCTTCCTGGAGCTGTTACTGCTCTCCAAAGCCATCGCCTGTTATTGCATTCCTTATGTCATTCCAGAGGGGTTTGCGCTCTGGGACGCTGGGCCTGACCCAAGCTTCATGGCCGAcagaccccccaccccacactcacCTTGCCTCTACTTTCACAAAGGGTTAAACAGgtaaagagaaggaggaggggaagctcTAATCAAGGACCAAAATGCTCAGGATAAAAGATGAGCAGACATTTAATAAAAAGTGctggccctgctggttggctcagtggtagagcgttggcctggcgtgcaggagtcccgggttcgattctcggccagggcacacaggagaagcacccatctgcttctccacccctccctctctccttcctttctgtctctctcttcccctcccgcaaccgaggctccattggagcaaagttggcccgggccctgaggatggctctgtggcctctgcctcaggcactagaatggccctggttgcaacagagtgacgccccagatgggcagagcattgccccctggtgggcgtgccgggtggatcccggtcgggcgcatgcgggagtctgtcggactacttccctgtttccaacttcagaaaaatacaaacaaaaaaaaaaggtgcttaaAATAACGACATCGAAATTACATTTATACAAAGGTTTTACATTGtgttttactttctgttcttaaaaaaccttaaaggagccctggccggttggctcagcggtagagcgtcggcctagcgtgcggaggacctgggttcgattcctggccagggcacacaggagaagcgcccatttgcttctccacccctccgccacgctttcctctctgtctctctcttcccctcccgcagccaaggctccattggagcaaagatggcccgggcgctggggatggctctgtggcctctgccccaggcgctggagtggctctggtcgcaacatggcgacgcccaggatgggcagagcatcgccccctggtgggcagagcgtcgcccccggtgggcgtgccgggtggatcccggtcgggcgcatgcgggagtctgtctgactgtctctccctgtttccagcctcagaaaaatgaaaacaaaacaaaacaaaacaaaaaaaaaaccttaaaggaCCAACCCTGTgatgttcatttttttcccctggtgACAGGCTGTTTGAAGAACCTGAGAGAACTCAATGTGAGTTTCAACCAGCTGAAGAGCATCCCTCTGGAACTGGGAGAGTGTGAAAATCTAGAGAGGCTGGACTGCTCCGGAAATCTAGAATTAACTGAGCTCCCCTTTGAAGtaagaaaggaaacatttttgcactatgatttatttttatttggtttctgACATGCAGTGGTCTATAATATGGGGAAGATTTCCATCACCCTCTACCAGCTATTATAAGGTCTTTAAAATGTTCTCACGCTAGGCCAGGACCTGATTTAAGTTCAGAAATGCCATCAAAGGAAAACGAAGCCAAATAATCCTGTTCTTAtgcaagatatttttatttaatgcctGTTTAACATATGATCCCTGTTGGCTGTCATGCAGAACCCAGTGTGTTTATCCACAATGGTGAAATGAAGTAGAAGCAGTTGGAAATAAAtacaaggggtaaaaaaaaaagaaaaagaaaaaagaaaagaaaaaaaaagatttatattctCAACAAAAATTGTAGGTAACTAACACAGTCCTACGGATAGGATTTAAGAAGTCCATTaattaaaaaggccctggccggttggttcagtggtagagcgtcggcctggtgtgccggagtcccaggttcgactcccagccagggcacacaagagaagcgcccatctgcttcttcacccctccccctctccttcctctctgtctctctcttcccctcccgcagccgaggctccattggattaaagttggccagggcgctggggatggctccttggcctctgccccaggcactagaatggctctggtcgcggcagggtgacgccccggaggggcagagcatcgccccctggtaggcagagcgtcgcccctggtgggcatgccaggtggatcctggttgggcgcatgtgggagtctgtctgactgcctccctgtttccaacttaagaaaaatactaaaatatatatataatataatatatatattatattatatatatatatattagtttcttttggTCTGTGTTCATTGGAGAAATggttttaaatcattttctgatAAAATGGAGCAGATTAACATGAATAGcttttattgctaaataaaactaaacacgCTTCTTGTGCTGAAGGGAGATAAAAAATCTCACAATCCTGCTGGTAATGAAAGGCTAAAAATGTATTGTGGATGAGGTTCTGACAAGGCCCTGGTCACTGATGATCGTCCTGGAAGGGGCATTAATCTCCTTTCCCGAAAACTTCCGTGTGGGAGGAAGTG
This window of the Saccopteryx bilineata isolate mSacBil1 chromosome 10, mSacBil1_pri_phased_curated, whole genome shotgun sequence genome carries:
- the LRRC2 gene encoding leucine-rich repeat-containing protein 2; translated protein: MGHKVVVFDIAVVRALWETRVKKHKVRQQKEAERLEKSALEKIKEEWNFVAECRRKGVPQEVYCKNGFVDTSMRLLEKIEKNSLIRQSSPSKGRDKASNPFVFELSGEHWKELPESLKEQTHLKEWHINNTLIQTIPTFIQLFQAMRILDLPKNQISHLPAEIGCLKNLRELNVSFNQLKSIPLELGECENLERLDCSGNLELTELPFELSNLKQVTFVDISANKFSSVPICVLRMSNLQWLDISNNSLNDLPQDIDRLEELQTFLLYKNKLTYLPYALLNLKKLTLLVVSGDHLVELPTALCDSSTPLKFVNLMDNPIDNTQCQDGEEMMESEQDRQHFDKEFMKAYIEDLKERESVPSYTTKVSFSLQL